A window of the Phaseolus vulgaris cultivar G19833 chromosome 5, P. vulgaris v2.0, whole genome shotgun sequence genome harbors these coding sequences:
- the LOC137836003 gene encoding uncharacterized protein, whose protein sequence is MSHAMGSGSRTTLRTFEFGKTYVVRPKGKHQATIIWLHGLGDNGLSSSQLLESLPLPNIKWICPTAPTRPVAILGGFPCTAWFDVGELSEDGPDDWEGLDASATHIANLLSTEPADVKVAIGGFSMGAAIALYSATCFAIGRYGNDIPYPVNLRTVVGLSGWLPGSRTLRNKIEVSHEATRRATSLPILLCHGISDDVILYKYGEKSAQSLCSAGFRYVAFKSYEGLGHYTIPREMDEVCTWLSSRLGLEGSS, encoded by the exons ATGAGTCATGCAATGGGCTCTG GCAGTAGAACCACTCTAAGAACTTTTGAGTTTGGAAAGACATATGTAGTGAGACCCAAAGGAAAACACCAAGCCACTATAATTTGGTTGCATGGTCTTGGTGACAATGGTTTGAG CTCATCTCAGCTTTTGGAATCCCTTCCACTCCCAAAT ATAAAATGGATTTGTCCAACTGCCCCCACCCGTCCTGTGGCCATACTTGGTGGTTTTCCATGCACAGCAT GGTTTGATGTGGGAGAACTTTCAGAAGATGGCCCAGATGATTGGGAGGGTTTGGATGCCTCAGCAACTCACATTGCTAACTTGTTGTCAACAGAGCCTGCTGATG TGAAAGTTGCTATTGGAGGCTTCAGCATGGGTGCAGCAATAGCCCTATACTCTGCAACTTGTTTTGCCATAGGAAGGTATGGAAATGACATTCCCTACCCTGTCAATCTAAGAACAGTGGTTGGACTCAGTGGTTGGCTTCCCGGATCAAG GACCTTAAGGAACAAGATAGAAGTATCACATGAAGCAACACGAAGAGCAACTTCATTGCCCATTTTGCTGTGCCATGGAATCA GTGATGATGTAATCCTTTACAAATATGGTGAAAAATCAGCTCAATCTTTATGCTCTGCAGGGTTTCGATATGTTGCATTCAAATCCTATGAAGG GCTTGGTCATTACACAATTCCCAGAGAGATGGATGAGGTTTGCACTTGGCTTAGTTCAAGGTTGGGCCTTGAAGGCTCCTCATAA
- the LOC137836004 gene encoding late embryogenesis abundant protein 2-like yields the protein MASHNQSYGAGETKGRTEEKTKQTVGNIGDKAQAAKDKAQDMAQSAKDKAQQTAHAVKDKTSDTSQAAKEKTQQNKDAAQGKASQMGQSTKESAQSGKDNTQGFLQQTGEKVKGAAQGATEAVKQTLGLGQNDEAHHRN from the exons ATGGCATCCCATAACCAAAGCTACGGTGCTGGTGAAACCAAGGGCCGAACTGAG GAAAAGACCAAGCAGACTGTGGGCAATATTGGGGATAAGGCCCAAGCTGCAAAGGACAAGGCCCAGGATATGGCCCAATCTGCGAAGGATAAGGCCCAACAAACGGCCCATGCTGTGAAGGACAAAACTTCCGACACTTCCCAAGCGGCAAAGGAGAAGACCCAACAGAACAAAGATGCTGCTCAAGGGAAGGCCTCACAGATGGGCCAGTCAACGAAGGAATCGGCCCAATCAGGGAAGGACAACACCCAAGGCTTCCTGCAGCAGACAGGGGAGAAGGTGAAGGGCGCGGCCCAAGGTGCAACAGAAGCCGTGAAGCAAACTCTTGGGCTGGGCCAGAACGATGAAGCCCATCACAGAAATTAG
- the LOC137836012 gene encoding uncharacterized protein yields MSLTSVKMSEEVWLSCVTHALSTETEEIMGLLLGDVQHSKNGNVTALIWGASPQTRSDRRKDRVETNPEQLAAASAMADRMTTATGTTTRVIGWYHSHPHITVLPSHVDVRTQAMYQLLDSGFIGLIFSCYSEDVNKVGRIQVIAFQSSDGKQNHIPRPIPLSPINRSPVIDIDSSPSSSENLSIRPGYFKAENSVQDTGDSTGVGASKDGGRSDLGNFFANADANYHPKNSDANIVDVDPMDMSESMQEAMHRSNLEMSGAAFVRREIPLYVVPASSLTNLDSPLSSYADLQHVLFEEERNAYNQAILQNMRDGKVHPLTFIHHTSTYQASLCKLIEYCLSPAISALQDRLRDNEIRLSVLNEEAKSLEAEAYNRGNEASTGSPRQVASPANRGGSSPGLRNLQGSPESSGSRKVASPGSRSRKGY; encoded by the exons ATGTCTCTAACCAGCGTCAAAATGTCGGAAGAAGTGTGGTTGAGTTGCGTCACTCATGCATTGTCCACTGAGACCGAAGAGATTATGGGTCTTCTTCTTGGGGACGTTCAG CATTCGAAAAACGGGAACGTCACGGCATTGATTTGGGGAGCGTCGCCGCAGACGAGGTCTGATCGGCGGAAGGATCGAGTGGAAACCAACCCTGAGCAGTTGGCGGCGGCTTCTGCCATGGCTGACAGAATGACCACCGCCACTGGAACTACCACAAGGGTAATTGGTTGGTACCATTCGCACCCGCACATTACAGTTCTCCCTTCCCATGTTGATGTACGCACCCAGGCAATGTATCAGCTTCTTGACTCGGGATTTATTGGCTTGATTTTTTCCTGTTACAGTGAAGATGTAAACAAG GTAGGCAGAATTCAAGTAATTGCTTTCCAGTCATCTGATGGGAAGCAGAATCACATACCGAGACCTATACCGTTGTCTCCTATAAATAGAAGCCCTGTTATTGATATTGATTCATCGCCAAGTTCCTCAGAGAATTTATCAATACGACCTGGTTACTTCAAGGCAGAGAACTCTGTGCAGGACACCGGTGATTCAACAGGTGTTGGTGCTAGTAAG GACGGGGGGAGATCAGACTTGGGGAATTTCTTTGCTAATGCTGATGCCAACTACCATCCCAAAAATTCAGACGCTAATATAGTTGATGTTGATCCCATGGATATGTCAGAAAGTATGCAAGAGGCCATGCATCGTTCAAATTTGGAAATGAG TGGTGCAGCGTTTGTAAGAAGAGAGATTCCCCTTTATGTTGTGCCAGCCTCGTCTTTAACCAACCTTGATTCGCCGTTATCATCATACGCAGATCTGCAACATGTACTATTTGAAGAGGAACGAAATGCATATAATCAAGCCATCTTACAAAATATGAG GGATGGGAAAGTTCATCCTCTGACTTTTATACACCACACTTCTACTTATCAGGCTTCCTTGTGCAAGTTGATTGAATACTG TTTAAGTCCTGCAATAAGTGCACTTCAAGATCGACTGAGAGATAATGAAATTCGG TTATCAGTTCTGAATGAAGAAGCCAAAAGTCTGGAGGCTGAGGCATATAACAGAGGGAACGAAGCAAGTACAGGATCTCCTCGTCAAGTTGCATCTCCTGCAAATCGAGGAGGTTCCTCTCCTGGTCTGAGAAATTTGCAAGGTTCACCTGAATCATCCGGTTCTAGGAAAGTAGCAAGTCCTGGTAGCCGGAGCAGAAAAGGATATTGA
- the LOC137834550 gene encoding RNA-binding protein involved in heterochromatin assembly dri1-like, with protein sequence MNRVGDWKCRWCQHLNFERRECCQRCGGFKGGEGKDYGGFAESHVRPGDWYCDVSNCASHNFASRLTCFKCGAFKNTAAHTSSSTPSSRPGWKSGDWICNRSGCNEHNFASRVECFKCLAPKDLH encoded by the exons ATGAACAGAGTGGGAGACTGGAAGTGCAGGTGGTGCCAGCACCTGAACTTTGAGAGGCGCGAGTGTTGCCAACGTTGTGGCGGTTTTAAAGGCGGAGAGGGGAAGGATTACGGTGGTTTTGCTGAGTCACATGTTCGACCAGGTGACTGGTACTGTGATGTGTCTAACTGTGCTTCACACAACTTTGCTAGCCGTTTAACCTGCTTCAAGTGTGGTGCTTTCAAGAACACTGCTGCTCACACTTCATCCTCAACACCCTCTTCCAGACCTGGATGGAAGTCTGGTGATTGGATATGTAACAG ATCAGGATGCAATGAACACAACTTCGCTAGCAGAGTggaatgttttaaatgcttagcTCCAAAGGACTTGCACTAG
- the LOC137836013 gene encoding uncharacterized protein: MASCCLGTPKIKVLNLRFSGKNVGLSQQVGTRSWRRQSLQYTSLVMSRQTDRFLASANAPSSETQIITRSEEGSEGTKSSVLTSQLIPNFNEVEFLVTKLCDSSSIGEIDLKLAGFHLHIVRDLTEQNETLPPPTPIPASVSVNDVVETPKTNGSVSTTSLAISNPLGQVYFPGSIQRFLDKAKDEGLVIIPCPKVGYFRRSRTIKGKRAPPSCKEKQIVEEGQVICYIEMLGVEVAIEADVSGEIIKILRKDGEPVAYGDALIAILPSFPGIKKLQ, translated from the exons ATGGCTTCAT GTTGCTTAGGTACCCCAAAAATTAAAGTATTGAACTTGCGCTTTAGTGGAAAAAATGTTGGCCTTTCACAACAAGTTGGTACAAGAAGCTGGAGAAGGCAGTCTTTGCAGTACACTAGTTTGGTTATGTCACGGCAGACAGATAGGTTTTTGGCATCAGCCAATGCCCCATCGTCAGAGACCCAGA TTATTACAAGGTCTGAAGAAGGTTCTGAAGGGACAAAATCTTCAGTTTTGACAAGTCAGCTTATTCCCAATTTTAATGAG GTGGAATTCCTCGTCACAAAATTATGTGACTCGAGTTCAATTGGGGAGATAGATTTAAAA CTTGCTGGGTTTCACCTGCATATAGTGAGGGATTTGACGGAACAAAACGAAACTCTACCTCCTCCTACTCCTATTCCTGCTTCTGTAAGTGTAAATGATGTCGTAGAAACGCCTAAAACAAATGGATCAGTTTCTACAACTTCATTGGCCATCTCGAATCCTTTAGGCCAGGTGTATTTTCCAGGATCTATCCAGAGATTCCTAGACAAAGCTAAGGATGAAGGCTTGGTGATAATTCCATGTCCAAAG GTGGGGTACTTTAGGAGATCACGAACAATAAAGGGGAAGCGTGCTCCACCATCATGCAAAGAG AAACAAATTGTTGAGGAGGGGCAAGTGATTTGTTACATTGAAATGCTGGGTGTTGAGGTGGCAATTGAG GCTGATGTGTCCGGAGAGATCATCAAGATACTACGAAAGGATGGAG AACCTGTTGCATATGGTGATGCGCTTATTGCAATATTGCCATCATTTCCAGGAATAAAGAAGCTTcaataa